CGTAGGCCCCTCCCTGACCTGACGGGCAATGAGACCGAGACCGCCACCCTGTACGACGTGCGTCAACTCATGCGCCAGCAAACGCCTGCCGCTGTCGCTGTGTGGTGCGTACTGGCTATTATTGAAGACCACGTCACGCCCCACGGTATAGGCCAGGGCATTGACGGATCGAGCTGATTCTACAGCCTGGGCATCAGTGTGGATGCGCACGGCACTGAAATCGGTGCCGAAACGCGGCTCGAAGAATTCGCGGGTGTTGGGATCAAGCGGTTGGCCTCCCTGACGGAGGGTAGCCGAGACGGCGTCACGGTCTGAGCTTAGAGGCTTTGGCATCGATGGTATCGTCTGACGTTGCAACGCTTCTTCGTCTTCGCACCCCTGGCATAAACGCTGAATCGACGAGGTATGGTTCATGGTGGAATCGATACTCCGCTCAGCCAACGCGGGATCGGCCATACGCATGACCTGATCGGCGACACGGTCGGCTTCTTGCTCGGCAGGATCGTTCGGTTGACTGATGGCGGGCTTGGGTTGCAAAAATAACGGAAGACCGACGGCGGAAATATTCACCGCGAGATCGTCAGCATACGATGCGGGCGACGATACAAACCGCTGTTTGGGTGTAGCCTCCGGCACACGCGTTGTCGCCACGGCTGCTGTCAGCATGATCCTCCCTGCCGTCTACGCCCGGAACGCCATTGAAACACTCGCTCTTGTCACCCGACCACCCCCGACGCACAACCCGAACATCTCCGTATTGCGTTTCACCTCACACCCACCAATACGACGGATACCCCGTCTACAGGACGTCCTACATCGACCTCAACAAATCTGCAGGCACTTGTCGGCCCAGCTTTCGATACTCCGCGACGAGGCCCACCAACAGATCCGCATAATTGATGAGCCGCCGCGCTTCTTGTGCAAGCACCGCTGCGGTCAGCACCACATTCCGAATGTGCCCCCCTGCCAGATCTGCCGTGGCCGCCAATCGATTGAGATCCTGCGTGGTGAGCCGATGTCCGGCCCCCAAATGTGCCAGCCACAAATCCCGCCGCTCTTCAGGCCCCGGCGCGGGAAATTCGATGATCATGTCGAGCCGCCGGGAAAAGGCACCGTCGAAGCGGCTCCGGCTGTTGCTCGTGAGCAATACGATCCCGTCGTAGGACTCGATCCGTTGCAACACATAGTTCGTTTGCGCATTGGCAAAACGGTCGTTGGAATCCTTCACCTCGGTGCGCTTACCGAAGAGCGAATCGGCTTCGTCGAACAACAAGACCACGTCCGACCGCTCGGCTTGGGCAAAGAGTTGCGCAAGATTCTTCTCGGTCTCACCGATATACTTGCTCGTCACCGATGCCAAATCGACACGGTACAACGGCAATCCCAACAAGGTCGCCAACCAGCCAGCGGCCAAGGTCTTCCCGGTTCCTGACGGACCGACAAACAGCGCGCGGACGCCGGGACGATACCGCGTCGTCACAGCCACCCCCAGCGGTGAGGCCAACCCCTCACGCAACCGGCAGCGAACCGCCAGCACGTCCAGCTCCCGCCGCAGGGAAGCCTGGACCACTAACGCTTCATGAGGGATCGGATCGCGCAATGGCTGCGCCAAGGTATCCAAGCCCGTTCCCACCCCGGTCACCGAAACGGCCACCACATCGGCCACATCCGGAGAAACTCGCCCCTGCAA
This window of the Nitrospirota bacterium genome carries:
- a CDS encoding ATP-binding protein, with the translated sequence AKSSAAAMATAMQCRPVFIETEKISGLGPWLLLRGLIPVFVVEVAPGERKGLPDIPGYAGPVLAVTGSEGNVERAGRAVPCWTVPIPTAQEREGLWHHAIGEGASAGALAQSHRHSSARIQMLGAMARRQASLQGRVSPDVADVVAVSVTGVGTGLDTLAQPLRDPIPHEALVVQASLRRELDVLAVRCRLREGLASPLGVAVTTRYRPGVRALFVGPSGTGKTLAAGWLATLLGLPLYRVDLASVTSKYIGETEKNLAQLFAQAERSDVVLLFDEADSLFGKRTEVKDSNDRFANAQTNYVLQRIESYDGIVLLTSNSRSRFDGAFSRRLDMIIEFPAPGPEERRDLWLAHLGAGHRLTTQDLNRLAATADLAGGHIRNVVLTAAVLAQEARRLINYADLLVGLVAEYRKLGRQVPADLLRSM